A genomic segment from Candidatus Brocadia sinica JPN1 encodes:
- a CDS encoding PEGA domain-containing protein has protein sequence MSEQFLKPVIVTIMCCFLSGASLCGCVLRTLTINSEPPGAMVYLDDEPIGETPVITTFTYYGTRKVTLEKVDTDGRLLYERKIAYEKIKPPFYQILPLDFFSEILLPMKLKDEHSFTYQLDPLKQLPKQEHQEMVIQNAEELRERLRMPVAR, from the coding sequence ATGTCAGAACAATTTTTAAAACCCGTTATTGTGACAATTATGTGCTGTTTCCTGAGCGGCGCCTCGCTCTGTGGTTGTGTATTACGTACCCTCACGATTAATTCCGAACCCCCTGGCGCTATGGTCTATCTGGACGATGAGCCAATTGGTGAAACGCCTGTGATAACAACTTTTACTTACTATGGAACACGAAAGGTTACTTTGGAAAAAGTTGATACAGATGGCAGACTGCTGTATGAAAGAAAAATTGCCTACGAAAAGATCAAACCACCTTTTTATCAGATTTTACCGTTAGACTTTTTTTCTGAAATACTGTTGCCCATGAAACTGAAGGACGAACATTCCTTTACCTATCAGTTAGATCCTCTAAAGCAGCTGCCTAAACAAGAACACCAGGAAATGGTCATTCAAAATGCTGAAGAATTACGTGAACGGTTAAGGATGCCCGTTGCCCGTTAG
- a CDS encoding nitroreductase family protein encodes MNIYEVIKKRRSVRSYKSEPVEEEKLKRILEAALSAPSAANRQPICFLVVKDEKIKQQLKKAYNEEWFYTAPVIICVCSIPERAWKRSDGKNYGDVDAAIAMDHLILAATAEELATCWVAAFKVPLVKSILNLPEGIEPVALTPVGYPLHIPEPTYRKPLEAIVHII; translated from the coding sequence ATGAATATTTATGAAGTCATAAAGAAAAGGCGGAGTGTTCGTTCTTATAAATCAGAACCCGTTGAAGAGGAGAAGCTAAAACGGATATTGGAGGCGGCGCTATCAGCCCCCAGCGCTGCCAATAGGCAGCCCATCTGTTTTTTAGTTGTTAAGGATGAAAAAATAAAGCAACAGTTAAAAAAAGCTTATAATGAAGAATGGTTTTATACAGCGCCGGTAATTATCTGTGTCTGTAGTATCCCGGAAAGGGCATGGAAACGAAGCGACGGGAAAAACTATGGTGATGTTGATGCTGCGATTGCGATGGATCATCTCATCCTTGCTGCAACGGCAGAAGAATTGGCTACTTGCTGGGTTGCAGCGTTTAAAGTACCGCTCGTAAAATCCATATTAAATCTGCCCGAGGGAATTGAGCCTGTGGCGTTGACACCCGTTGGATATCCGTTACATATCCCGGAACCGACTTATCGCAAACCTTTGGAGGCAATCGTTCATATCATCTAA
- a CDS encoding metallophosphoesterase — protein sequence MKIGILADTHDNIAAIHKAVSFFNAQDIKYVIHAGDYVAPFSLKELMKLKAKFIGVFGNNDGERRGLSDVCKNIHEPPYDLLLNGKHIMVTHMLESLSKRSKKNTDIIISAHTHVPEVKEGSPLYVNPGECGAWLSGKSTVAVLDLETSRAEIVDLSEVSLDKG from the coding sequence ATGAAGATAGGAATCCTCGCGGATACCCACGACAATATCGCTGCTATTCACAAAGCTGTTTCTTTTTTTAATGCACAGGATATAAAGTATGTCATTCACGCCGGAGACTATGTCGCTCCATTCTCCTTAAAAGAATTAATGAAGCTAAAGGCAAAGTTTATAGGGGTATTTGGGAATAATGATGGCGAGCGGAGGGGCTTGAGTGATGTTTGCAAAAATATTCATGAACCACCCTATGATCTCCTTTTAAACGGCAAACATATTATGGTCACTCATATGCTGGAGAGTCTTTCTAAAAGATCAAAAAAAAATACAGATATCATTATCAGCGCCCATACGCATGTCCCTGAGGTTAAAGAGGGGAGCCCTTTGTATGTCAATCCTGGTGAGTGCGGCGCGTGGTTATCTGGAAAGAGTACCGTTGCAGTGCTAGACCTTGAAACATCCCGTGCTGAGATTGTTGACCTTTCAGAGGTATCTTTAGATAAAGGTTAG
- a CDS encoding bifunctional nuclease family protein yields the protein MIPMELSKIIITETSDHQIIVLKEREGQRSFPIVIGLHEAWAIDRAVKGITTPRPLTHDLISNIIEGLNAGVVRIIISDLRNNTFYAKIILQQNASMVEIDSRPSDAIALAMQKNTPIFVAKKVLEEVCKSEDAL from the coding sequence ATGATTCCTATGGAGCTCTCAAAGATTATCATTACGGAGACAAGCGATCATCAGATTATTGTCCTTAAAGAGAGGGAAGGGCAACGAAGTTTTCCAATTGTTATTGGACTCCATGAGGCATGGGCAATTGATCGGGCAGTGAAAGGGATTACCACTCCGCGTCCTTTGACGCATGACCTAATCAGCAACATCATCGAAGGTTTGAACGCAGGTGTGGTAAGAATTATTATTAGTGACCTGAGGAATAATACCTTTTACGCAAAGATTATATTGCAGCAAAACGCCTCAATGGTGGAAATCGATTCGAGGCCCAGCGATGCTATCGCACTTGCAATGCAAAAAAATACGCCAATCTTTGTGGCCAAAAAGGTTTTAGAAGAAGTTTGCAAATCGGAAGATGCGCTTTAG
- a CDS encoding CPBP family intramembrane glutamic endopeptidase: MKSYFYRSKSLANSFLFILPLLVLYEVGIALQEASIKNTADVIVKTPLLLFGKNGSLIFNSLVIAFLVVSVFYIEKEYRLSFRVFIPMFFESMVYALFMGYVLGFVVYKVLFPYVLAGPFSSRVWMGIILSVGAGVYEEIVFRLLLLSILYYVFVALLKINKPISAVVSIIVGALLFTGMHYVGTLSDSFTYTNFTFRLLAGIFLSAIFLFRGLGIAVYTHAIYDVLSVLKPFHV, from the coding sequence ATGAAGTCGTATTTCTATCGGTCTAAGAGCCTGGCCAATAGTTTTTTGTTTATCCTGCCCCTGTTGGTCTTGTATGAAGTGGGGATTGCTCTGCAGGAGGCAAGTATCAAAAATACTGCTGATGTCATTGTTAAGACCCCTCTGCTTTTATTTGGCAAAAATGGTTCTTTGATATTTAATTCGCTAGTTATTGCCTTTTTGGTTGTATCGGTATTTTATATAGAAAAGGAATACCGCTTAAGCTTTCGGGTATTTATCCCCATGTTTTTCGAAAGTATGGTCTATGCCCTTTTTATGGGCTATGTATTGGGATTTGTTGTTTATAAGGTATTATTCCCTTATGTGCTGGCCGGGCCTTTTTCCTCGCGTGTATGGATGGGGATTATTCTTTCTGTTGGCGCAGGGGTTTATGAGGAAATTGTGTTTCGACTCCTTCTCCTATCGATATTATATTATGTATTTGTTGCCCTGTTAAAGATAAATAAACCCATTAGCGCGGTAGTAAGTATTATTGTGGGCGCTCTTCTATTTACCGGCATGCACTATGTGGGGACTTTAAGCGACAGCTTTACGTATACCAATTTTACGTTCCGTTTGTTAGCGGGAATATTTTTATCGGCTATCTTTCTGTTTCGGGGATTGGGTATCGCCGTCTATACGCATGCTATTTATGACGTGCTTTCCGTATTGAAGCCTTTTCACGTCTAA